The following coding sequences are from one Eucalyptus grandis isolate ANBG69807.140 chromosome 11, ASM1654582v1, whole genome shotgun sequence window:
- the LOC108955975 gene encoding cold and drought-regulated protein CORA-like translates to MKRKFMARYWVDFASTGVRGDGGLGLLLLKAGVIFMACLMLESVVLFSCVNKGHNSSRSSHKKKKRGANGGGRDGGNDGGGHHHGGHHGGGHHVHHDAAHHAGHHRGRGGDSSAGCVCGGSGGGGGGRGGGGSGGSC, encoded by the coding sequence ATGAAGAGGAAATTCATGGCGAGATATTGGGTCGATTTTGCGAGCACCGGCGTTCGTGGTGACGGTGGATTGGGTCTTCTGCTGCTTAAGGCCGGAGTGATCTTCATGGCGTGCTTGATGCTCGAGTCCGTTGTCCTGTTTTCCTGCGTCAACAAAGGCCACAACTCGTCCCGCTCTagccacaaaaagaaaaagagaggtgCCAACGGCGGAGGCAGAGACGGAGGCAATGATGGCGGAGGCCACCACCACGGAGGTCACCACGGAGGCGGCCACCACGTCCACCACGACGCAGCCCACCACGCAGGTCACCACAGAGGCAGAGGTGGCGACAGCAGTGCCGGCTGCGTCTGTGGTGGAAGTGGGGGTGGCGGTGGAGGTAGGGGCGGGGGAGGAAGCGGTGGCAGCTGCTAA